One window from the genome of Spirochaetaceae bacterium encodes:
- a CDS encoding MotA/TolQ/ExbB proton channel family protein: protein MSALIAQGGVLLVPILLLSLGAVFLIFERALFYWQQRATGDESTGEVLKLLTHTPAGQVARTLRRGRSPQARVLAAALDCGPLLADPDQRRTLDHVVLTEIAALERHVSSLQNIANVATLLGLLGTVVGMISAFVGMRSAGSMDLTILSGGIGQALITTAAGLAVAIPSTLCHHLFVNHVQRTVARLNIAVSEITAHFIAASLSPEADS from the coding sequence ATGTCAGCTCTCATTGCCCAGGGTGGAGTCCTGCTCGTTCCGATCCTGCTGCTGTCGCTCGGTGCGGTGTTCCTGATCTTCGAGCGTGCGCTGTTCTACTGGCAGCAGCGCGCCACCGGCGACGAGTCGACCGGCGAGGTGTTGAAGCTGCTCACCCATACGCCGGCCGGGCAGGTGGCACGGACCCTGCGCCGCGGGCGTTCGCCGCAGGCTCGCGTGCTCGCCGCCGCGCTCGACTGCGGCCCACTGCTTGCCGATCCGGACCAGCGCCGTACGCTCGACCACGTGGTGCTGACCGAGATCGCCGCGCTCGAGCGGCACGTTTCCTCCTTGCAGAACATCGCCAACGTGGCCACGTTGCTGGGCCTGCTCGGTACCGTCGTCGGCATGATCTCCGCATTCGTGGGCATGCGCAGCGCCGGCAGCATGGATCTGACGATCCTGTCCGGCGGCATCGGGCAGGCGCTCATCACCACCGCGGCCGGCCTTGCCGTGGCGATTCCGAGCACGCTGTGCCACCACCTGTTCGTGAACCACGTCCAGCGCACCGTTGCGCGCCTCAACATTGCGGTCAGCGAGATTACGGCGCACTTCATTGCGGCTTCGCTCAGTCCCGAAGCGGATTCGTAG